One region of Miscanthus floridulus cultivar M001 chromosome 19, ASM1932011v1, whole genome shotgun sequence genomic DNA includes:
- the LOC136525286 gene encoding stromal processing peptidase, chloroplastic-like isoform X7, producing the protein MASAPFPPVAASAASAPPRLAPRHPFAAAAASRRSSLSFRPAAPRRPVLLPPRSSAVAANTLRCTHRRAVSPRSRRRAQGLGAASALAASAWGTGEEKGGCLSCFPKSRRGRSGLARFAPCALPHASGVSFRSRLSGFKVRPSHILRAAGPDEPHVASPTWSDTSLDTPDMDHAISKEELEDVLNTPLPEHPKLIRGQLKNGLRYLILPNKVPANRFEAHMEVHVGSIDEEEDEQGIAHMIEHVAFLGSKKREKLLGTGARSNAYTDFHHTVFHIHSPTKTKLVLYLQEYGEDLLPSVLDALNEIAFHPKFSSSRVEKERRAILSELQMMNTIEYRVDCQLLQHLHSENKLSNRFPIGLEEQIHKWDPDKIRRFHERWYYPANTTLYLVGEIDDIPRAVREIEIPVSKVQTYKDLRSVLMKRIFLSALHFRINTRYKSSNPPFTSVELDHSDSGREGCTVTTLTVTAEPQNWRSAIKVAVHEVRRLKEFGVTMGEMTRYMDALIKDSEQLAMMIDSVPSVDNLDFIMESDALGHTVMDQLQGHESLLGVAETVTLEEVNTVGAEVLEFISDFGKPNAPLPAAIVACVPRMVHVDGVGETEFEIYPEEITEAIKSGLEEPIYPEPELEVPKELITQSELDELKLQHKPSFVPLTKEENVVKVFDSETGIAQRRLSNGISVNYKITQNEARVGVMRLIVGGGRATEDSESKGSVIVGVRTLSEGGCVGNFSREQVELFCVNNLINCSLESNEEFIFMEFRFALRDNGMRAAFQLLHMVLEHNVWLEDAFDRATQLYLSYYRSIPKSLERSTAHKLMLAMLNHDERFVEPSPHSLQKLTLQSVKDAVMNQFVGGNMEVSIVGDFTEEEVESCVLDYLGTVRAASSPNTEERIEKISFRPFPSDVHFQQVYIKDTDERACAYIAGPAPNRWGFATEGNDLFNVIQRSDADAEISEQVNLDLTGKRRIDVRSHPLFFGITLSLLAEIINSRLFTTVRDSMGLTYDVSLELNLFDKLDLGWYVIAVTSTPSKVHKAVDACKGVLRGLHSSRIVERELDRAKRTLLMKHEAEMKTNAYWLGLLAHLQSSSVPRKDVSCIKELTTLYESATIEDLYLAYEHLKVDDSSLFACIGIAGAEAGEDTNDEEPDMDLHGMAPMGGRGFSTMTRPTT; encoded by the exons ATGGCCTCGGCCCCCTTCCCGCCCGTCGCGGCGTCGGCGgcctccgcgccgccgcgcctGGCCCCGCGCCAccccttcgccgccgccgccgcctcgcgccGCTCCTCGCTCTCGTTCCgccccgccgcgccgcgccggccCGTTCTCCTCCCGCCCCGCTCCTCCGCCGTCGCGGCTAACACCCTCCGCTGCACGCACCGCCGCGCCGTCTCCCCCAG GTCGAGGAGACGCGCGCAGGGGCTCGGCGCGGCGTCCGCGTTGGCTGCGTCGGCCTGGGGCACCGGCGAGGAGAAGGGCGGTTGCCTCTCGTGCTTCCCTAAGAGCAGGCGGGGCAGGTCGGGGCTCGCGAGGTTCGCGCCGTGCGCGCTCCCGCACGCCTCGGGAGTATCGTTTCGCAGCCGGTTGAGCGGGTTCAAG GTCAGGCCTAGCCATATATTGCGCGCCGCTGGACCTGATGAACCACATGTTGCAAGTCCAACATGGTCTGACACTTCCCTTGATACACCTGACATGGATCATGCTATTAGTAAGGAGGAGCTTGAAGATGTTCTCAACACGCCGCTTCCTGAGCATCCAAAACTAATTCGTGGGCAATTGAAGAATGGCCTTCGGTATCTTATTTTGCCAAATAAAGTTCCAGCAAACAG GTTTGAGGCTCACATGGAAGTTCACGTTGGATCAattgatgaggaggaggacgagcaGGGAATTGCACATATGATTGAACATGTCGCGTTTCTTGGCAGTAAAAAACGTGAAAAGCTTTTGGGGACCGGTGCGAGGTCTAATGCATATACAGACTTCCACCATACTGTGTTTCATATCCACTCTCCAACTAAAACAAAG CTTGTCCTCTATTTGCAGGAATATGGTGAAGACTTACTCCCTTCTGTGTTGGATGCATTGAATGAG ATAGCTTTTCATCCAAAGTTTTCTTCATCTCGTGTTGAGAAGGAGAGAAGAGCAATTCTTTCTGAGCTCCAGATGATGAACACAATAGAGTATCGCGTTGATTGCCAG TTGTTGCAACATCTGCACTCAGAAAACAAACtgagcaacagatttcctattggACTTGAAGAGCAAATACATAAATGGGACCCTGATAAGATCCGCAGATTTCACGAGCGTTGGTACTATCCTGCTAATACCACTTTATATCTGGTGGGGGAAATTGATGATATTCCTAGAGCTGTGCGGGAAATAGAG ATACCTGTCAGCAAAGTTCAGACCTACAAGGACCTTCGTAGTGTACTCATGAAAAGGATATTTTTGTCTGCCCTACATTTTCGAATCAATACAAGATACAAG AGCTCAAACCCTCCTTTTACGTCAGTTGAGCTGGACCACAGTGACTCTGGAAGGGAAGGGTGCACGGTCACTACTCTTACAGTAACTGCTGAACCCCAAAATTGGAGAAGTGCAATCAAAGTTGCTGTTCACGAG GTGCGAAGACTGAAAGAATTTGGTGTTACAATGGGAGAAATGACCCGTTACATGGACGCCTTAATAAAAGATAGTGAGCAGTTGGCTATGATGATTGACAGTGTTCCCTCAGTCGACAACTTGGACTTCATCATGGAGAGTGATGCACTTGGCCACACTGTCATGGATCAATTGCAGGGACATGAAAGTTTGCTTGGAGTTGCTGAAACTGTCACCCTTGAAGAG GTCAACACTGTTGGCGCGGAAGTACTGGAATTCATTTCGGATTTTGGAAAACCCAATGCACCCCTTCCTGCTGCTATTGTGGCATGTGTCCCCAGAATGGTGCATGTTGATGGCGTAGGTGAAACTGAATTTGAGATATATCCAGAAGAAATCACAGAGGCCATCAAGTCAGGTCTTGAGGAACCTATTTACCCAGAGCCTGAG CTTGAGGTGCCAAAGGAATTGATCACCCAATCAGAGCTCGATGAACTGAAATTGCAACACAAACCGTCATTTGTTCCTTTAACCAAAGAGGAGAATGTGGTGAAAGTGTTTGACAGTGAAACTGGTATAGCACAACGCCGTCTTTCTAATGGAATTTCCGTCAACTACAAG ATCACACAAAATGAAGCAAGGGTTGGTGTGATGCGGCTCATAGTAGGCGGAGGGAGAGCAACAGAAGATTCTGAATCAAAGGGATCTGTCATTGTTGGTGTTCGTACCCTGAGTGAAGGTGGCTGTGTTGGTAACTTTTCTAGGGAACAG GTTGAACTTTTCTGTGTGAATAATCTTATCAACTGCTCACTGGAATCAAACGAGGAATTCATATTTATGGAATTTAGATTTGCTTTAAGAGACAACGGCATGCGTGCTGCTTTCCAACTCCTTCATATGGTCCTCGAG CATAATGTGTGGCTAGAAGATGCATTCGACAGAGCAACTCAGTTATATCTGTCTTACTATCGCTCTATCCCCAAAAGTTTGGAACGTTCTACAGCTCATAAGCTTATGTTAGCCATGCTAAACCATGATGAAAGGTTTGTAGAGCCTTCACCACATTCGTTGCAGAAATTGACTCTTCAGTCAGTTAAAGATGCTGTCATGAACCAGTTTGTGGGTGGCAATATGGAG GTCAGCATTGTTGGTGATTTCACTGAGGAAGAAGTAGAATCTTGTGTTCTTGATTATCTTGGGACTGTGAGGGCTGCAAGTTCTCCAAACACAGAGGAGCGTATTGAAAAGATTTCCTTCCGACCGTTTCCATCAGATGTTCATTTCCAGCAA GTATACATAAAGGACACAGATGAGAGAGCCTGTGCGTATATTGCAGGCCCTGCTCCTAACCGTTGGGGATTCGCTACTGAAGGAAATGACCTATTTAATGTTATTCAGAGATCTGATGCTGATG CAGAAATATCTGAGCAAGTAAACTTGGATCTAACAGGGAAGAGACGCATCGATGTTCGCAGCCACCCTCTTTTCTTTGGCATCACTTTGAGTCTGCTTGCTGAAATTATCAATTCTAG GTTATTTACTACAGTTCGAGATTCCATGGGATTAACATATGATGTTTCTTTGGAATTAAACCTTTTTGACAAATTGGATCTTGGTTGGTATGTGATCGCGGTGACTTCAACTCCGAGCAAG GTCCATAAAGCTGTTGATGCTTGCAAAGGTGTTCTGAGAGGATTACATAGTAGCCGAATTGTGGAAAGGGAGCTCGACCGG GCAAAGAGGACGCTGTTGATGAAACATGAGGCTGAGATGAAGACAAATGCCTACTGGCTTGGTTTGCTAGCCCATCTACAGTCTTCGTCTGTACCAAGAAAG GATGTATCATGCATCAAGGAATTGACGACGTTATATGAAAGTGCCACGATTGAGGATCTGTATCTTGCATATGAGCATCTGAAAGTTGACGATTCTTCTTTGTTTGCTTGCATTGGGATTGCTGGCGCTGAAGCTGGTGAAGATACAAATG ATGAGGAGCCTGATATGGATCTTCATGGCATGGCTCCCATGGGAGGCCGGGGGTTTTCAACAATGACCAGACCAACCACATGA
- the LOC136525286 gene encoding stromal processing peptidase, chloroplastic-like isoform X5, with product MASAPFPPVAASAASAPPRLAPRHPFAAAAASRRSSLSFRPAAPRRPVLLPPRSSAVAANTLRCTHRRAVSPRSRRRAQGLGAASALAASAWGTGEEKGGCLSCFPKSRRGRSGLARFAPCALPHASGVSFRSRLSGFKVRPSHILRAAGPDEPHVASPTWSDTSLDTPDMDHAISKEELEDVLNTPLPEHPKLIRGQLKNGLRYLILPNKVPANRFEAHMEVHVGSIDEEEDEQGIAHMIEHVAFLGSKKREKLLGTGARSNAYTDFHHTVFHIHSPTKTKLVLYLQEYGEDLLPSVLDALNEIAFHPKFSSSRVEKERRAILSELQMMNTIEYRVDCQLLQHLHSENKLSNRFPIGLEEQIHKWDPDKIRRFHERWYYPANTTLYLVGEIDDIPRAVREIEAVFEHTLSENEGNLVPSSSPFGAMASLFAPKLPGGFAANLSGEKSPATDKIKPVKRERQAVRPPVEHKWSLPGVSQDAKPPAIFQHELIQSFSINMFCKIPVSKVQTYKDLRSVLMKRIFLSALHFRINTRYKSSNPPFTSVELDHSDSGREGCTVTTLTVTAEPQNWRSAIKVAVHEVRRLKEFGVTMGEMTRYMDALIKDSEQLAMMIDSVPSVDNLDFIMESDALGHTVMDQLQGHESLLGVAETVTLEEVNTVGAEVLEFISDFGKPNAPLPAAIVACVPRMVHVDGVGETEFEIYPEEITEAIKSGLEEPIYPEPELEVPKELITQSELDELKLQHKPSFVPLTKEENVVKVFDSETGIAQRRLSNGISVNYKITQNEARVGVMRLIVGGGRATEDSESKGSVIVGVRTLSEGGCVGNFSREQVELFCVNNLINCSLESNEEFIFMEFRFALRDNGMRAAFQLLHMVLEHNVWLEDAFDRATQLYLSYYRSIPKSLERSTAHKLMLAMLNHDERFVEPSPHSLQKLTLQSVKDAVMNQFVGGNMEVSIVGDFTEEEVESCVLDYLGTVRAASSPNTEERIEKISFRPFPSDVHFQQVYIKDTDERACAYIAGPAPNRWGFATEGNDLFNVIQRSDADGKRRIDVRSHPLFFGITLSLLAEIINSRLFTTVRDSMGLTYDVSLELNLFDKLDLGWYVIAVTSTPSKVHKAVDACKGVLRGLHSSRIVERELDRAKRTLLMKHEAEMKTNAYWLGLLAHLQSSSVPRKDVSCIKELTTLYESATIEDLYLAYEHLKVDDSSLFACIGIAGAEAGEDTNDEEPDMDLHGMAPMGGRGFSTMTRPTT from the exons ATGGCCTCGGCCCCCTTCCCGCCCGTCGCGGCGTCGGCGgcctccgcgccgccgcgcctGGCCCCGCGCCAccccttcgccgccgccgccgcctcgcgccGCTCCTCGCTCTCGTTCCgccccgccgcgccgcgccggccCGTTCTCCTCCCGCCCCGCTCCTCCGCCGTCGCGGCTAACACCCTCCGCTGCACGCACCGCCGCGCCGTCTCCCCCAG GTCGAGGAGACGCGCGCAGGGGCTCGGCGCGGCGTCCGCGTTGGCTGCGTCGGCCTGGGGCACCGGCGAGGAGAAGGGCGGTTGCCTCTCGTGCTTCCCTAAGAGCAGGCGGGGCAGGTCGGGGCTCGCGAGGTTCGCGCCGTGCGCGCTCCCGCACGCCTCGGGAGTATCGTTTCGCAGCCGGTTGAGCGGGTTCAAG GTCAGGCCTAGCCATATATTGCGCGCCGCTGGACCTGATGAACCACATGTTGCAAGTCCAACATGGTCTGACACTTCCCTTGATACACCTGACATGGATCATGCTATTAGTAAGGAGGAGCTTGAAGATGTTCTCAACACGCCGCTTCCTGAGCATCCAAAACTAATTCGTGGGCAATTGAAGAATGGCCTTCGGTATCTTATTTTGCCAAATAAAGTTCCAGCAAACAG GTTTGAGGCTCACATGGAAGTTCACGTTGGATCAattgatgaggaggaggacgagcaGGGAATTGCACATATGATTGAACATGTCGCGTTTCTTGGCAGTAAAAAACGTGAAAAGCTTTTGGGGACCGGTGCGAGGTCTAATGCATATACAGACTTCCACCATACTGTGTTTCATATCCACTCTCCAACTAAAACAAAG CTTGTCCTCTATTTGCAGGAATATGGTGAAGACTTACTCCCTTCTGTGTTGGATGCATTGAATGAG ATAGCTTTTCATCCAAAGTTTTCTTCATCTCGTGTTGAGAAGGAGAGAAGAGCAATTCTTTCTGAGCTCCAGATGATGAACACAATAGAGTATCGCGTTGATTGCCAG TTGTTGCAACATCTGCACTCAGAAAACAAACtgagcaacagatttcctattggACTTGAAGAGCAAATACATAAATGGGACCCTGATAAGATCCGCAGATTTCACGAGCGTTGGTACTATCCTGCTAATACCACTTTATATCTGGTGGGGGAAATTGATGATATTCCTAGAGCTGTGCGGGAAATAGAG GCTGTATTTGAACACACTCTTTCAGAAAATGAAGGAAACCTTGTACCGAGCTCTAGTCCATTTGGTGCTATGGCAAGCCTTTTTGCACCAAAGCTCCCAGGTGGCTTTGCTGCAAACCTATCTGGTGAAAAATCACCTGCCACAGATAAAATAAAGCCTGTAAAAAGGGAAAGACAAGCAGTTAGACCACCTGTAGAGCATAAGTGGTCCCTTCCTGGTGTTTCTCAGGATGCCAAACCCCCAGCAATTTTTCAGCACGAGTTGATTCAGAGTTTCTCTATCAACATGTTCTGTAAG ATACCTGTCAGCAAAGTTCAGACCTACAAGGACCTTCGTAGTGTACTCATGAAAAGGATATTTTTGTCTGCCCTACATTTTCGAATCAATACAAGATACAAG AGCTCAAACCCTCCTTTTACGTCAGTTGAGCTGGACCACAGTGACTCTGGAAGGGAAGGGTGCACGGTCACTACTCTTACAGTAACTGCTGAACCCCAAAATTGGAGAAGTGCAATCAAAGTTGCTGTTCACGAG GTGCGAAGACTGAAAGAATTTGGTGTTACAATGGGAGAAATGACCCGTTACATGGACGCCTTAATAAAAGATAGTGAGCAGTTGGCTATGATGATTGACAGTGTTCCCTCAGTCGACAACTTGGACTTCATCATGGAGAGTGATGCACTTGGCCACACTGTCATGGATCAATTGCAGGGACATGAAAGTTTGCTTGGAGTTGCTGAAACTGTCACCCTTGAAGAG GTCAACACTGTTGGCGCGGAAGTACTGGAATTCATTTCGGATTTTGGAAAACCCAATGCACCCCTTCCTGCTGCTATTGTGGCATGTGTCCCCAGAATGGTGCATGTTGATGGCGTAGGTGAAACTGAATTTGAGATATATCCAGAAGAAATCACAGAGGCCATCAAGTCAGGTCTTGAGGAACCTATTTACCCAGAGCCTGAG CTTGAGGTGCCAAAGGAATTGATCACCCAATCAGAGCTCGATGAACTGAAATTGCAACACAAACCGTCATTTGTTCCTTTAACCAAAGAGGAGAATGTGGTGAAAGTGTTTGACAGTGAAACTGGTATAGCACAACGCCGTCTTTCTAATGGAATTTCCGTCAACTACAAG ATCACACAAAATGAAGCAAGGGTTGGTGTGATGCGGCTCATAGTAGGCGGAGGGAGAGCAACAGAAGATTCTGAATCAAAGGGATCTGTCATTGTTGGTGTTCGTACCCTGAGTGAAGGTGGCTGTGTTGGTAACTTTTCTAGGGAACAG GTTGAACTTTTCTGTGTGAATAATCTTATCAACTGCTCACTGGAATCAAACGAGGAATTCATATTTATGGAATTTAGATTTGCTTTAAGAGACAACGGCATGCGTGCTGCTTTCCAACTCCTTCATATGGTCCTCGAG CATAATGTGTGGCTAGAAGATGCATTCGACAGAGCAACTCAGTTATATCTGTCTTACTATCGCTCTATCCCCAAAAGTTTGGAACGTTCTACAGCTCATAAGCTTATGTTAGCCATGCTAAACCATGATGAAAGGTTTGTAGAGCCTTCACCACATTCGTTGCAGAAATTGACTCTTCAGTCAGTTAAAGATGCTGTCATGAACCAGTTTGTGGGTGGCAATATGGAG GTCAGCATTGTTGGTGATTTCACTGAGGAAGAAGTAGAATCTTGTGTTCTTGATTATCTTGGGACTGTGAGGGCTGCAAGTTCTCCAAACACAGAGGAGCGTATTGAAAAGATTTCCTTCCGACCGTTTCCATCAGATGTTCATTTCCAGCAA GTATACATAAAGGACACAGATGAGAGAGCCTGTGCGTATATTGCAGGCCCTGCTCCTAACCGTTGGGGATTCGCTACTGAAGGAAATGACCTATTTAATGTTATTCAGAGATCTGATGCTGATG GGAAGAGACGCATCGATGTTCGCAGCCACCCTCTTTTCTTTGGCATCACTTTGAGTCTGCTTGCTGAAATTATCAATTCTAG GTTATTTACTACAGTTCGAGATTCCATGGGATTAACATATGATGTTTCTTTGGAATTAAACCTTTTTGACAAATTGGATCTTGGTTGGTATGTGATCGCGGTGACTTCAACTCCGAGCAAG GTCCATAAAGCTGTTGATGCTTGCAAAGGTGTTCTGAGAGGATTACATAGTAGCCGAATTGTGGAAAGGGAGCTCGACCGG GCAAAGAGGACGCTGTTGATGAAACATGAGGCTGAGATGAAGACAAATGCCTACTGGCTTGGTTTGCTAGCCCATCTACAGTCTTCGTCTGTACCAAGAAAG GATGTATCATGCATCAAGGAATTGACGACGTTATATGAAAGTGCCACGATTGAGGATCTGTATCTTGCATATGAGCATCTGAAAGTTGACGATTCTTCTTTGTTTGCTTGCATTGGGATTGCTGGCGCTGAAGCTGGTGAAGATACAAATG ATGAGGAGCCTGATATGGATCTTCATGGCATGGCTCCCATGGGAGGCCGGGGGTTTTCAACAATGACCAGACCAACCACATGA
- the LOC136525286 gene encoding stromal processing peptidase, chloroplastic-like isoform X2, translated as MASAPFPPVAASAASAPPRLAPRHPFAAAAASRRSSLSFRPAAPRRPVLLPPRSSAVAANTLRCTHRRAVSPRSRRRAQGLGAASALAASAWGTGEEKGGCLSCFPKSRRGRSGLARFAPCALPHASGVSFRSRLSGFKVRPSHILRAAGPDEPHVASPTWSDTSLDTPDMDHAISKEELEDVLNTPLPEHPKLIRGQLKNGLRYLILPNKVPANRFEAHMEVHVGSIDEEEDEQGIAHMIEHVAFLGSKKREKLLGTGARSNAYTDFHHTVFHIHSPTKTKLVLYLQEYGEDLLPSVLDALNEIAFHPKFSSSRVEKERRAILSELQMMNTIEYRVDCQLLQHLHSENKLSNRFPIGLEEQIHKWDPDKIRRFHERWYYPANTTLYLVGEIDDIPRAVREIEAVFEHTLSENEGNLVPSSSPFGAMASLFAPKLPGGFAANLSGEKSPATDKIKPVKRERQAVRPPVEHKWSLPGVSQDAKPPAIFQHELIQSFSINMFCKIPVSKVQTYKDLRSVLMKRIFLSALHFRINTRYKSSNPPFTSVELDHSDSGREGCTVTTLTVTAEPQNWRSAIKVAVHEVRRLKEFGVTMGEMTRYMDALIKDSEQLAMMIDSVPSVDNLDFIMESDALGHTVMDQLQGHESLLGVAETVTLEEVNTVGAEVLEFISDFGKPNAPLPAAIVACVPRMVHVDGVGETEFEIYPEEITEAIKSGLEEPIYPEPELEVPKELITQSELDELKLQHKPSFVPLTKEENVVKVFDSETGIAQRRLSNGISVNYKITQNEARVGVMRLIVGGGRATEDSESKGSVIVGVRTLSEGGCVGNFSREQVELFCVNNLINCSLESNEEFIFMEFRFALRDNGMRAAFQLLHMVLEHNVWLEDAFDRATQLYLSYYRSIPKSLERSTAHKLMLAMLNHDERFVEPSPHSLQKLTLQSVKDAVMNQFVGGNMEVSIVGDFTEEEVESCVLDYLGTVRAASSPNTEERIEKISFRPFPSDVHFQQVYIKDTDERACAYIAGPAPNRWGFATEGNDLFNVIQRSDADEISEQVNLDLTGKRRIDVRSHPLFFGITLSLLAEIINSRLFTTVRDSMGLTYDVSLELNLFDKLDLGWYVIAVTSTPSKVHKAVDACKGVLRGLHSSRIVERELDRAKRTLLMKHEAEMKTNAYWLGLLAHLQSSSVPRKDVSCIKELTTLYESATIEDLYLAYEHLKVDDSSLFACIGIAGAEAGEDTNDEEPDMDLHGMAPMGGRGFSTMTRPTT; from the exons ATGGCCTCGGCCCCCTTCCCGCCCGTCGCGGCGTCGGCGgcctccgcgccgccgcgcctGGCCCCGCGCCAccccttcgccgccgccgccgcctcgcgccGCTCCTCGCTCTCGTTCCgccccgccgcgccgcgccggccCGTTCTCCTCCCGCCCCGCTCCTCCGCCGTCGCGGCTAACACCCTCCGCTGCACGCACCGCCGCGCCGTCTCCCCCAG GTCGAGGAGACGCGCGCAGGGGCTCGGCGCGGCGTCCGCGTTGGCTGCGTCGGCCTGGGGCACCGGCGAGGAGAAGGGCGGTTGCCTCTCGTGCTTCCCTAAGAGCAGGCGGGGCAGGTCGGGGCTCGCGAGGTTCGCGCCGTGCGCGCTCCCGCACGCCTCGGGAGTATCGTTTCGCAGCCGGTTGAGCGGGTTCAAG GTCAGGCCTAGCCATATATTGCGCGCCGCTGGACCTGATGAACCACATGTTGCAAGTCCAACATGGTCTGACACTTCCCTTGATACACCTGACATGGATCATGCTATTAGTAAGGAGGAGCTTGAAGATGTTCTCAACACGCCGCTTCCTGAGCATCCAAAACTAATTCGTGGGCAATTGAAGAATGGCCTTCGGTATCTTATTTTGCCAAATAAAGTTCCAGCAAACAG GTTTGAGGCTCACATGGAAGTTCACGTTGGATCAattgatgaggaggaggacgagcaGGGAATTGCACATATGATTGAACATGTCGCGTTTCTTGGCAGTAAAAAACGTGAAAAGCTTTTGGGGACCGGTGCGAGGTCTAATGCATATACAGACTTCCACCATACTGTGTTTCATATCCACTCTCCAACTAAAACAAAG CTTGTCCTCTATTTGCAGGAATATGGTGAAGACTTACTCCCTTCTGTGTTGGATGCATTGAATGAG ATAGCTTTTCATCCAAAGTTTTCTTCATCTCGTGTTGAGAAGGAGAGAAGAGCAATTCTTTCTGAGCTCCAGATGATGAACACAATAGAGTATCGCGTTGATTGCCAG TTGTTGCAACATCTGCACTCAGAAAACAAACtgagcaacagatttcctattggACTTGAAGAGCAAATACATAAATGGGACCCTGATAAGATCCGCAGATTTCACGAGCGTTGGTACTATCCTGCTAATACCACTTTATATCTGGTGGGGGAAATTGATGATATTCCTAGAGCTGTGCGGGAAATAGAG GCTGTATTTGAACACACTCTTTCAGAAAATGAAGGAAACCTTGTACCGAGCTCTAGTCCATTTGGTGCTATGGCAAGCCTTTTTGCACCAAAGCTCCCAGGTGGCTTTGCTGCAAACCTATCTGGTGAAAAATCACCTGCCACAGATAAAATAAAGCCTGTAAAAAGGGAAAGACAAGCAGTTAGACCACCTGTAGAGCATAAGTGGTCCCTTCCTGGTGTTTCTCAGGATGCCAAACCCCCAGCAATTTTTCAGCACGAGTTGATTCAGAGTTTCTCTATCAACATGTTCTGTAAG ATACCTGTCAGCAAAGTTCAGACCTACAAGGACCTTCGTAGTGTACTCATGAAAAGGATATTTTTGTCTGCCCTACATTTTCGAATCAATACAAGATACAAG AGCTCAAACCCTCCTTTTACGTCAGTTGAGCTGGACCACAGTGACTCTGGAAGGGAAGGGTGCACGGTCACTACTCTTACAGTAACTGCTGAACCCCAAAATTGGAGAAGTGCAATCAAAGTTGCTGTTCACGAG GTGCGAAGACTGAAAGAATTTGGTGTTACAATGGGAGAAATGACCCGTTACATGGACGCCTTAATAAAAGATAGTGAGCAGTTGGCTATGATGATTGACAGTGTTCCCTCAGTCGACAACTTGGACTTCATCATGGAGAGTGATGCACTTGGCCACACTGTCATGGATCAATTGCAGGGACATGAAAGTTTGCTTGGAGTTGCTGAAACTGTCACCCTTGAAGAG GTCAACACTGTTGGCGCGGAAGTACTGGAATTCATTTCGGATTTTGGAAAACCCAATGCACCCCTTCCTGCTGCTATTGTGGCATGTGTCCCCAGAATGGTGCATGTTGATGGCGTAGGTGAAACTGAATTTGAGATATATCCAGAAGAAATCACAGAGGCCATCAAGTCAGGTCTTGAGGAACCTATTTACCCAGAGCCTGAG CTTGAGGTGCCAAAGGAATTGATCACCCAATCAGAGCTCGATGAACTGAAATTGCAACACAAACCGTCATTTGTTCCTTTAACCAAAGAGGAGAATGTGGTGAAAGTGTTTGACAGTGAAACTGGTATAGCACAACGCCGTCTTTCTAATGGAATTTCCGTCAACTACAAG ATCACACAAAATGAAGCAAGGGTTGGTGTGATGCGGCTCATAGTAGGCGGAGGGAGAGCAACAGAAGATTCTGAATCAAAGGGATCTGTCATTGTTGGTGTTCGTACCCTGAGTGAAGGTGGCTGTGTTGGTAACTTTTCTAGGGAACAG GTTGAACTTTTCTGTGTGAATAATCTTATCAACTGCTCACTGGAATCAAACGAGGAATTCATATTTATGGAATTTAGATTTGCTTTAAGAGACAACGGCATGCGTGCTGCTTTCCAACTCCTTCATATGGTCCTCGAG CATAATGTGTGGCTAGAAGATGCATTCGACAGAGCAACTCAGTTATATCTGTCTTACTATCGCTCTATCCCCAAAAGTTTGGAACGTTCTACAGCTCATAAGCTTATGTTAGCCATGCTAAACCATGATGAAAGGTTTGTAGAGCCTTCACCACATTCGTTGCAGAAATTGACTCTTCAGTCAGTTAAAGATGCTGTCATGAACCAGTTTGTGGGTGGCAATATGGAG GTCAGCATTGTTGGTGATTTCACTGAGGAAGAAGTAGAATCTTGTGTTCTTGATTATCTTGGGACTGTGAGGGCTGCAAGTTCTCCAAACACAGAGGAGCGTATTGAAAAGATTTCCTTCCGACCGTTTCCATCAGATGTTCATTTCCAGCAA GTATACATAAAGGACACAGATGAGAGAGCCTGTGCGTATATTGCAGGCCCTGCTCCTAACCGTTGGGGATTCGCTACTGAAGGAAATGACCTATTTAATGTTATTCAGAGATCTGATGCTGATG AAATATCTGAGCAAGTAAACTTGGATCTAACAGGGAAGAGACGCATCGATGTTCGCAGCCACCCTCTTTTCTTTGGCATCACTTTGAGTCTGCTTGCTGAAATTATCAATTCTAG GTTATTTACTACAGTTCGAGATTCCATGGGATTAACATATGATGTTTCTTTGGAATTAAACCTTTTTGACAAATTGGATCTTGGTTGGTATGTGATCGCGGTGACTTCAACTCCGAGCAAG GTCCATAAAGCTGTTGATGCTTGCAAAGGTGTTCTGAGAGGATTACATAGTAGCCGAATTGTGGAAAGGGAGCTCGACCGG GCAAAGAGGACGCTGTTGATGAAACATGAGGCTGAGATGAAGACAAATGCCTACTGGCTTGGTTTGCTAGCCCATCTACAGTCTTCGTCTGTACCAAGAAAG GATGTATCATGCATCAAGGAATTGACGACGTTATATGAAAGTGCCACGATTGAGGATCTGTATCTTGCATATGAGCATCTGAAAGTTGACGATTCTTCTTTGTTTGCTTGCATTGGGATTGCTGGCGCTGAAGCTGGTGAAGATACAAATG ATGAGGAGCCTGATATGGATCTTCATGGCATGGCTCCCATGGGAGGCCGGGGGTTTTCAACAATGACCAGACCAACCACATGA